One genomic region from Spirosoma sp. KCTC 42546 encodes:
- a CDS encoding PAS domain-containing protein produces the protein MAVSSTPPNQDQGAENERLRFALQAAGIGTWDLNFRTQVAWWDQRTQELYGFAGTDVRDFKSPEQLMQYVHADDQQRVQKAMQWALNPESGGHYEIEYRIIRQDDTQIRWLLAKGQAYFDEQGRAYRFSGTAQDITQQVLTRQLTEEAQEGLQSAIELAQLGTWHYDLITGHIEYSSRLRAWHGIGPTEPITTELAFRLVRLEDWALVRTSMQQAISGGSDGHYDVEYRVSDSNGAERILHSHGKAYVNQAGQAYKISGMVQDVTPQRRAQFALEQQVTQRTQQLEISNEDLRRSNENLQQFAYIASHDLQEPLRKIQQFGDLLKTRYASSEGDELVYLERMQSAASRMSTLIRDLLSFSRISTHRDTSAPISLDTIVQTVLLDLDLMIAESEASVVVGKLPTLEGDRLQLQQLVRNLLSNALKFRRPEVASLIEVSASWVAFENLPASVSPKRPALAYHRLDVTDNGIGFDEKYLDRIFQVFQRLHGKNEFAGTGVGLAICEKVVSNHGGAITATSQPGLGTTFSAYFPV, from the coding sequence ATGGCAGTTAGTAGTACACCCCCCAACCAAGACCAGGGGGCCGAAAATGAACGATTGCGATTTGCCCTCCAGGCAGCTGGTATTGGTACCTGGGATTTAAACTTCCGGACTCAGGTTGCCTGGTGGGATCAGCGCACTCAAGAACTCTACGGGTTTGCCGGAACGGATGTCCGGGACTTTAAGTCACCCGAACAGCTCATGCAGTATGTACACGCCGATGATCAGCAACGGGTTCAGAAAGCCATGCAGTGGGCATTGAATCCAGAATCGGGCGGGCACTATGAAATTGAGTACCGAATTATCCGTCAGGATGATACCCAGATCCGCTGGTTACTGGCCAAAGGGCAGGCCTATTTCGATGAGCAGGGACGGGCTTATCGGTTTTCGGGCACCGCTCAGGACATTACCCAGCAGGTACTCACCCGGCAACTGACAGAAGAGGCTCAGGAAGGACTACAATCGGCCATCGAGCTGGCCCAGTTGGGCACCTGGCACTATGATCTGATCACGGGCCATATTGAGTACTCATCCAGACTACGCGCCTGGCATGGCATTGGGCCCACTGAACCCATTACCACTGAGCTTGCTTTTCGACTCGTGCGGTTAGAAGACTGGGCACTCGTTCGGACATCCATGCAGCAAGCCATTTCCGGCGGATCTGATGGACATTATGATGTTGAATACCGCGTATCAGACTCCAATGGAGCAGAACGAATTTTGCACTCCCACGGAAAAGCGTATGTCAATCAGGCCGGTCAGGCCTACAAGATTAGCGGCATGGTTCAGGATGTGACCCCACAACGGCGGGCCCAATTCGCTCTGGAGCAGCAGGTAACGCAACGTACCCAGCAGTTGGAAATTTCGAATGAGGATTTACGGCGATCCAACGAAAACTTACAACAGTTCGCTTACATTGCCAGCCACGATTTACAGGAGCCCCTGCGTAAGATTCAGCAATTTGGCGATTTGTTAAAGACTAGGTATGCCAGTTCCGAAGGCGATGAACTGGTTTATCTGGAACGAATGCAATCGGCGGCCAGCCGCATGTCTACGCTGATTCGGGACTTACTTAGCTTTTCACGGATCTCTACGCACCGAGATACCAGTGCGCCCATATCGCTGGACACGATTGTTCAGACCGTATTGCTCGACCTGGACTTGATGATCGCCGAAAGTGAGGCAAGTGTTGTGGTTGGAAAGTTACCCACACTTGAAGGAGACCGCTTACAATTACAGCAACTGGTTCGGAACCTCCTCAGTAACGCCTTAAAATTTCGTCGACCTGAGGTTGCGTCCCTAATTGAAGTGAGCGCCAGTTGGGTTGCCTTCGAAAACCTGCCAGCCAGCGTTAGCCCAAAACGCCCTGCCCTGGCTTACCACCGCCTTGATGTGACTGATAACGGAATTGGTTTCGATGAAAAATACCTGGATCGGATCTTTCAGGTCTTTCAGCGTCTGCACGGCAAAAACGAGTTTGCCGGTACGGGAGTGGGTTTAGCCATTTGCGAAAAGGTAGTCAGTAATCATGGAGGAGCCATTACCGCCACGAGCCAACCTGGCCTGGGCACTACCTTTAGTGCCTATTTTCCCGTTTAG
- a CDS encoding zinc-dependent alcohol dehydrogenase → MLAMNYRGPFRVRAAHKPYPEILHPGDAIVRVTRSCICGSDLHLYHGLVPDTRVGMTFGHEFIGVVEEIGSSVQKLAVGDNVIVPFNVACGTCAFCKQGLFGNCHESNSQATAVGGIFGYSHTAGGYDGGQAEFVRVPYADVGPTIIPDWMDHDDAVLLTDVVPTGYQAAEMGGIKMGDTVVIFGAGPVGIMAAKCAWLFGAGRVIVIDHLEYRLDFVRNYAQCEAYNFKSMDDPVLFLKKTTDWFGADVCIDAVGGDASGSALQTITGKKLLLQAGSATALHWAINSVKKGGIVSIVGVYGPTDNLVPIGNVVNKGITIRANQASVKRLLPRLIDHIQAGRLNPKEIITHRVPLEEVADAYHIFSAKLDNCIKPILIPPSARK, encoded by the coding sequence ATGCTAGCGATGAATTATAGAGGCCCCTTCCGGGTCAGGGCTGCTCATAAACCGTATCCAGAAATCCTTCATCCCGGCGATGCCATTGTTCGGGTTACCCGTTCCTGCATTTGCGGCTCGGATCTGCACCTCTACCATGGACTTGTGCCTGACACCCGGGTGGGGATGACGTTCGGCCACGAATTTATTGGCGTTGTCGAAGAAATTGGTTCGTCGGTTCAAAAACTGGCCGTTGGCGATAACGTCATCGTTCCGTTTAATGTGGCCTGTGGCACCTGCGCTTTTTGTAAGCAAGGGCTGTTTGGTAACTGCCACGAATCAAATTCGCAGGCTACGGCCGTGGGAGGCATATTTGGCTACTCCCACACAGCGGGTGGCTATGATGGTGGACAAGCAGAGTTTGTTCGGGTTCCTTATGCCGATGTGGGGCCCACTATCATTCCGGACTGGATGGATCATGATGATGCGGTTCTGTTAACCGATGTGGTACCAACGGGCTATCAGGCCGCCGAGATGGGCGGGATCAAAATGGGCGACACCGTGGTCATTTTTGGGGCTGGCCCAGTAGGCATCATGGCCGCCAAATGCGCCTGGTTATTTGGGGCAGGCCGCGTAATTGTGATCGACCATCTGGAGTACCGACTCGACTTCGTTCGGAACTATGCCCAGTGTGAAGCGTACAATTTCAAGTCGATGGATGATCCGGTTCTATTCCTCAAAAAAACCACCGATTGGTTTGGGGCCGATGTTTGTATCGATGCTGTGGGCGGTGATGCCTCAGGCAGTGCCTTACAAACCATCACGGGAAAGAAATTACTGCTCCAGGCAGGATCGGCCACGGCGCTTCACTGGGCAATCAACTCCGTTAAGAAAGGGGGCATTGTGTCGATTGTGGGTGTGTATGGTCCTACCGATAATCTGGTACCAATTGGTAACGTGGTTAATAAAGGCATCACGATTCGAGCCAATCAGGCGTCGGTTAAACGACTGCTGCCCAGGCTCATCGACCATATTCAGGCCGGTCGACTGAATCCAAAGGAAATCATTACGCACCGGGTACCTCTGGAAGAAGTTGCCGATGCCTATCATATCTTTTCGGCCAAACTGGACAATTGCATCAAACCTATTCTTATTCCGCCATCCGCCAGAAAATAA
- a CDS encoding sensor histidine kinase KdpD — MEPILSDSPQPLSAIVAYLFAQRETILNNWRTVCQADSTLKKGSSLSREEFNNLLPLILDILEARLLGNAPEADPALTAQAHGLHRWQKSFSLLDTMREVSHLTQILYDELKRFQGLFPQTDAQLLLTVIQKISQIMQEAMEGSVVKYDELQRLEAVQRSATLQQVIEKMTALSDQRINMLRTSTHDLQGGLGIINGAAYMLKLEGLPDDQRQQYLDMLSRNLANVEVMLANLMDLSRLEAGEEKLQLESIDVAPFLHEMVQAGQPLAAERNLLLRAEGPASLSVETDPVKLQRIVQNLLLNALKYTASGFISISWALENDARWIVSVQDSGPGLPSTLAGVFGDQLKPTVEATSVLSVNAAEPVAVLPTNVPTIPSPDQLNELGHQVNQGEGIGLQIVKRLCELLSANLEIESISGRGTLFRIRLPLRYTSNK; from the coding sequence ATGGAACCCATTTTGTCAGATTCTCCCCAGCCCTTATCGGCTATTGTCGCTTATTTGTTCGCACAGCGGGAAACCATTTTAAACAACTGGCGAACGGTTTGTCAGGCAGATAGCACGTTAAAAAAAGGCTCCTCGTTGAGCCGGGAGGAATTCAATAATTTACTTCCCCTGATTTTAGACATTCTGGAAGCGCGTCTGCTCGGAAATGCTCCCGAGGCCGACCCGGCTCTGACGGCTCAGGCGCATGGTCTGCATCGCTGGCAAAAATCATTCTCCTTACTCGATACGATGCGGGAGGTTTCTCACTTAACCCAAATTCTATACGATGAATTGAAGCGCTTTCAGGGTTTATTTCCCCAAACAGATGCGCAACTCCTGCTGACTGTTATCCAGAAGATTTCCCAAATCATGCAGGAAGCCATGGAGGGTAGTGTGGTCAAATACGATGAATTGCAACGACTGGAAGCCGTTCAGCGGTCGGCTACACTTCAGCAGGTTATCGAAAAAATGACGGCTTTATCGGATCAACGGATCAATATGCTTCGAACATCCACCCATGACCTACAGGGCGGCTTAGGCATCATTAACGGGGCGGCTTATATGCTCAAACTGGAGGGATTGCCGGACGACCAACGACAGCAGTATCTGGACATGTTGAGCCGTAATCTGGCTAATGTGGAGGTAATGCTGGCAAATTTAATGGACCTCTCCCGGTTGGAAGCGGGCGAAGAAAAACTGCAGCTTGAGTCGATTGATGTGGCTCCGTTCCTGCATGAAATGGTCCAGGCCGGGCAGCCACTCGCTGCTGAACGAAACCTGTTACTCAGGGCCGAGGGGCCTGCCTCGTTATCTGTCGAAACTGATCCTGTCAAACTGCAACGGATTGTGCAGAATCTATTGCTGAATGCCTTAAAATATACCGCCAGCGGATTTATCTCGATTTCCTGGGCGCTGGAGAATGATGCCCGCTGGATCGTGAGTGTTCAGGATTCGGGGCCGGGTTTGCCCTCTACACTAGCAGGCGTATTTGGTGATCAACTAAAGCCGACCGTTGAAGCAACCAGCGTCCTGTCGGTAAATGCGGCAGAGCCTGTGGCCGTTTTGCCCACCAATGTGCCAACCATTCCTTCGCCTGATCAACTGAATGAATTAGGCCATCAGGTTAATCAGGGGGAGGGAATTGGGTTACAAATTGTGAAGCGATTGTGTGAACTATTGAGTGCTAATCTGGAAATCGAAAGCATTTCGGGCCGGGGTACCTTATTTCGTATTCGCCTACCCTTGCGTTATACCTCTAATAAGTAG
- a CDS encoding response regulator, which translates to MKPLIYVIDDEADYLQLVRYVFGEFLPEYTVLSFPGGEAMLNSLETDLKRPALLLLDLHMPGMSGLQTLGQLKTRADWKLIPVVMVTSATSEGEIQACYQAGANSCLVKPMSILSMTKLFKQVCAYWVNTSGSVIP; encoded by the coding sequence ATGAAGCCTTTAATTTATGTAATCGATGATGAAGCCGATTATCTTCAACTGGTTCGCTATGTATTTGGTGAATTCTTGCCTGAGTATACCGTTTTGTCGTTTCCAGGCGGTGAGGCTATGCTAAACAGCCTGGAGACGGATCTGAAACGGCCCGCTTTACTGTTGCTTGATTTACACATGCCCGGTATGAGCGGCCTACAGACGCTGGGGCAACTCAAGACCCGAGCAGACTGGAAACTAATTCCGGTCGTGATGGTAACCAGTGCCACTTCAGAAGGCGAAATCCAGGCGTGTTATCAGGCAGGTGCCAATTCCTGTCTGGTAAAACCCATGAGCATACTATCCATGACGAAGCTATTTAAACAGGTCTGTGCCTACTGGGTTAATACCAGTGGGTCAGTAATTCCCTGA
- a CDS encoding LytTR family transcriptional regulator DNA-binding domain-containing protein, which translates to MLLIHQLLEQPSLLAYFIGADNYAWLQFRSGERRLLAKPLIYFEERLPSFIRIHKTALINPTCIAHIQQPPRPKMAGSVRLVDGTELPVSRRRWRQVAQFLQTGSVPVQVDSSPLAIQADLNEVTPLQIQVIMSGDTLLLTEQCLRELGVPYVLQSAKIGSELASALLLSPSIQWPKLILIDSRLNRTDSLLTLQTLKGNARLRAIPVIYLIPPTENMMQAYQLDANSVVVIPDDPSALARILNQVVDYWLRIVQLVD; encoded by the coding sequence GTGCTATTAATTCACCAACTTCTTGAACAGCCGTCCTTACTGGCCTACTTCATTGGAGCGGATAATTATGCCTGGCTTCAGTTTCGCAGTGGCGAACGACGATTACTGGCCAAACCACTAATTTATTTCGAAGAACGGCTCCCGTCTTTCATTCGCATTCACAAAACAGCCCTCATTAACCCGACTTGCATAGCCCATATCCAACAGCCGCCCCGGCCTAAAATGGCAGGATCGGTACGGTTGGTGGATGGCACGGAACTACCCGTGAGCCGTCGGCGATGGCGGCAGGTAGCTCAGTTCTTACAAACTGGCAGTGTGCCAGTTCAAGTCGATAGTTCCCCGTTAGCTATTCAGGCCGACCTGAACGAAGTGACACCACTCCAGATACAGGTAATTATGAGTGGAGATACCTTACTGTTAACAGAGCAGTGCCTTCGTGAACTAGGCGTACCCTATGTATTGCAATCGGCCAAAATAGGGTCAGAACTGGCCTCTGCCTTACTGCTTAGCCCATCCATACAGTGGCCAAAACTCATTCTTATTGATTCCCGATTGAACCGGACTGATAGCCTGTTGACGTTACAAACGCTGAAGGGAAACGCTCGCTTGCGGGCAATTCCAGTGATTTATCTGATACCCCCGACAGAGAATATGATGCAGGCCTACCAACTGGACGCCAATTCGGTGGTAGTTATTCCCGACGATCCAAGTGCACTGGCTCGAATCCTCAACCAGGTAGTCGATTATTGGCTGAGGATCGTTCAATTGGTAGACTAA
- a CDS encoding response regulator yields the protein MKNLASTNPALRDNFRNANLLIIEDNPDHGKLMKDSIGQCLPEVNAALVSSEAEALFFLNQCRTEEWNYPKLILLDLYLPERQNGWRLLEQIKAMPAAMGKIPVVLLSQSSNQQDILEAYQRGCSSYLIKPRLAADWLRYFQSLRTYWWETVTLPKVEISLF from the coding sequence ATGAAAAATCTAGCCTCTACTAACCCAGCCCTTCGGGATAATTTTAGAAATGCCAACCTATTAATTATTGAAGATAATCCCGACCACGGGAAGCTAATGAAGGATTCGATCGGCCAGTGTTTGCCTGAAGTAAACGCTGCGCTGGTGTCTTCCGAAGCCGAAGCTCTTTTCTTTTTGAACCAGTGCCGCACCGAAGAATGGAACTATCCGAAACTAATTCTGCTGGATCTGTACCTGCCCGAACGCCAGAATGGCTGGCGACTTCTGGAGCAAATTAAAGCGATGCCAGCAGCCATGGGCAAAATACCAGTTGTACTATTAAGTCAATCTAGTAACCAGCAGGATATTCTCGAAGCCTACCAGCGCGGCTGCTCATCGTATTTAATAAAACCCCGGTTGGCTGCCGACTGGCTGCGTTATTTTCAAAGCCTGCGCACGTATTGGTGGGAAACGGTTACGTTACCCAAGGTGGAAATTTCTTTATTTTAG
- a CDS encoding glycosyltransferase family 1 protein: MNSMSEPAPTLPYKGKQSQSILHKRPTRLADSTSIASPGSAPGFTNLLCFAHLRWNFVYQRPQHLLSRAAHQCRVWYIEEPVWQDKLALDIRKVSENITVVVPQLPRGIDEPTAIRLQRQLVDQLIDQQTIIDYMTWYYTPMALPFTDHLRPKLVLYDCMDELSAFLGASPQLIEQEQRLLNRADVVFTGGYSLYEAKQKRHLNVHAFPSCIDYDHFSQARKSAGHTGLDDPHDQAAIQGPRIGYSGVIDERLDLELLDNLAKQQSDWQFILLGPIVKIDPATLPKGSNLHFLGMKAYTELPAYFSNWQVAMMPFAINEATRYISPTKTPEYLAAGLPVVSTPIRDVVRTYGGWDRVVIADSVSAFQRGISLALQQPLGNDELALDQFLRKQSWDRTWQHMYRILNEQTAPVTWA; encoded by the coding sequence ATGAACTCAATGTCTGAACCGGCCCCAACCTTACCGTACAAGGGTAAGCAATCCCAATCCATCCTTCATAAACGGCCAACCCGATTGGCTGATTCTACGTCAATAGCTAGTCCAGGCTCAGCACCGGGATTTACGAATCTACTTTGTTTTGCCCACCTTCGATGGAATTTTGTTTATCAACGCCCACAGCACCTCCTTAGCCGAGCGGCCCACCAGTGCCGGGTTTGGTATATAGAAGAGCCCGTCTGGCAGGATAAGTTAGCCCTCGACATACGTAAAGTGTCTGAAAATATTACTGTTGTGGTGCCCCAGCTGCCCCGCGGCATTGACGAACCAACGGCCATTCGGCTCCAGCGGCAGTTAGTCGATCAATTAATTGATCAGCAGACGATAATCGATTATATGACCTGGTACTACACTCCAATGGCACTTCCGTTCACGGATCATCTTCGCCCAAAGTTGGTTTTGTATGATTGCATGGATGAATTGTCGGCCTTTCTGGGTGCGTCGCCACAGTTGATTGAGCAGGAGCAGCGGCTACTGAACCGGGCCGATGTGGTGTTTACCGGGGGCTATAGCTTATATGAAGCCAAGCAAAAACGTCATCTGAATGTGCATGCGTTTCCAAGCTGTATCGATTATGATCATTTTTCTCAGGCCCGAAAAAGCGCCGGACACACCGGTCTGGATGATCCGCACGATCAGGCAGCCATTCAGGGGCCGCGGATCGGCTACAGTGGTGTCATTGATGAACGACTGGATCTGGAGTTACTGGATAATCTGGCAAAACAGCAGTCCGATTGGCAGTTCATTTTATTGGGGCCAATTGTCAAGATCGACCCCGCTACGTTGCCAAAGGGCTCTAATCTTCATTTCCTGGGCATGAAAGCGTATACCGAGTTGCCCGCTTATTTTAGCAACTGGCAGGTAGCTATGATGCCCTTCGCCATCAATGAGGCAACACGGTATATCAGTCCAACGAAAACCCCGGAGTATTTGGCCGCTGGTTTACCAGTTGTGTCAACCCCGATCCGGGATGTGGTACGCACCTATGGTGGTTGGGATCGGGTGGTTATTGCCGATTCTGTATCTGCTTTCCAGCGCGGTATTTCTCTGGCATTGCAGCAGCCATTGGGCAATGATGAATTGGCATTGGACCAGTTTTTACGTAAACAGTCCTGGGACCGGACTTGGCAACACATGTATCGTATCCTTAATGAACAGACTGCTCCTGTAACCTGGGCGTAG
- a CDS encoding DUF4249 domain-containing protein yields MRSLAVKLLICLSTGLSLLTCVDPVESTINSSLNVLIVDCTITDKAETQVVRLNRSQADRLTGRFGYVPVTKANVQIVVDSVEVVICEETTDGRYQLPADFKGQVGHVYQLRFTLSDGTRYESNPEHLQPVAPIGQVRALFNPTSLSATERLNNTYTAAHDFYVDFTDPADQTNYYRWDWIDWERQEWCRSCNGGLYQIKDAQGKLIEDCVSFNLNYSYAATFDYNCRTTCWEILYSHDLVLFNDAYSNGNPVKGIRIGRVPLYSQEACLIELRQSSLTKKAYDYLKRLNDQTQTTGGVAGGQPALLVGNVHNVAKQNEPVVGYFTVSSVSSVRYWLTRSDATGTAPGLFVAMNGHPPYNEPPSGRDRPPLAVCVSSDSRTPYKPEGWQD; encoded by the coding sequence ATGCGCTCACTGGCGGTGAAGTTGTTGATTTGCTTAAGCACTGGTCTAAGCTTACTTACCTGTGTGGATCCGGTTGAATCAACCATCAATAGCTCGTTGAATGTCTTAATTGTTGATTGCACCATTACCGATAAAGCAGAGACTCAGGTTGTTCGGCTGAATCGCTCCCAGGCAGATCGACTTACGGGTCGATTTGGGTACGTACCCGTTACTAAGGCGAACGTGCAGATCGTTGTTGATTCAGTAGAGGTCGTGATCTGTGAGGAAACGACCGATGGCCGCTATCAACTACCCGCCGACTTCAAGGGGCAAGTTGGTCATGTTTACCAACTCAGGTTCACACTATCGGATGGCACCCGATACGAATCAAACCCGGAGCACTTACAGCCTGTAGCTCCCATTGGGCAAGTGCGTGCCTTGTTTAATCCCACCAGTCTAAGTGCAACAGAGCGGTTAAACAATACGTACACGGCGGCTCATGATTTCTACGTGGACTTTACCGATCCGGCTGACCAAACCAATTATTACCGGTGGGACTGGATTGATTGGGAACGACAGGAATGGTGCCGGAGTTGCAATGGCGGACTTTACCAAATCAAGGATGCTCAAGGTAAGCTAATCGAAGATTGTGTCAGTTTTAATTTAAACTACTCCTACGCGGCTACTTTTGATTACAATTGTCGAACGACCTGTTGGGAAATTCTTTACAGTCATGATTTGGTTTTATTCAATGATGCGTACAGCAATGGGAATCCAGTCAAAGGCATACGCATTGGCCGGGTACCTCTGTACTCGCAAGAAGCTTGCCTGATTGAACTTAGGCAAAGTTCCCTAACAAAAAAGGCTTACGATTACCTGAAGCGATTGAACGACCAGACCCAGACTACAGGCGGTGTGGCGGGCGGCCAGCCTGCTTTGTTAGTCGGCAACGTGCATAATGTGGCTAAGCAAAATGAACCCGTAGTGGGTTATTTCACCGTATCGAGTGTTTCTTCCGTTCGTTACTGGTTAACCCGAAGTGATGCCACTGGTACTGCCCCTGGCTTATTTGTAGCCATGAACGGACATCCTCCCTATAATGAACCCCCATCTGGTCGGGATCGCCCTCCCCTGGCCGTTTGCGTCTCCAGTGATAGCCGAACACCGTATAAACCCGAAGGCTGGCAAGATTAA
- a CDS encoding DUF72 domain-containing protein: MNNIQIGTCGLSGSKAGYAELFSCVEIQQTFYQPPQLNTLERWRREVPADFEFTLKAWQLITHPAKSPTYKRLKRKLSEQEQAEAGFFKPTVLVDEAWKYTLACAQALGAKMILFQCPASFTQTSEHIHNLVHFFSRIDRSGFTCCWEPRGPWDKHVIKDLCEDLQLWHVVDPFVTTTMTPEQCYFRLHGRQGWRYQYESDELADLVELLPKEKAGYVFFNNIHMRQDALVLKKLLEASVH, translated from the coding sequence ATGAATAACATACAAATTGGCACTTGCGGGCTTAGCGGATCTAAAGCAGGGTATGCCGAGCTATTTTCCTGCGTTGAGATTCAACAAACCTTTTATCAACCGCCCCAACTTAACACGCTGGAGCGCTGGCGGAGGGAGGTGCCAGCTGATTTTGAATTCACACTGAAAGCGTGGCAACTCATTACACACCCAGCCAAAAGTCCAACCTATAAACGGCTGAAACGAAAATTATCGGAGCAGGAGCAGGCAGAGGCTGGATTTTTCAAGCCGACTGTCCTCGTCGATGAGGCCTGGAAATACACACTGGCCTGTGCGCAGGCATTGGGCGCTAAAATGATTCTATTTCAATGTCCAGCCAGTTTTACACAGACGTCAGAACATATCCACAATCTAGTTCATTTCTTTTCCCGTATTGATCGGAGCGGCTTTACCTGCTGTTGGGAACCTCGTGGCCCCTGGGATAAGCACGTTATAAAAGATCTGTGTGAAGATCTTCAGTTGTGGCATGTGGTCGATCCGTTTGTCACGACAACCATGACCCCGGAACAGTGCTACTTTCGGTTGCATGGTCGACAGGGCTGGCGGTACCAATATGAGTCTGATGAATTAGCGGACTTAGTGGAGCTGTTACCAAAGGAAAAAGCCGGATACGTTTTCTTCAACAATATTCACATGCGGCAAGACGCTTTGGTATTAAAGAAACTACTGGAAGCAAGTGTTCATTGA
- the glf gene encoding UDP-galactopyranose mutase: protein MTYDFAIVGAGFAGSVLAERLASQSGKTVLLIDKRPHIGGNAYDCPNEEGILIHQYGPHIFHTNSPDVFAYLSQFTEWRPYEHRVLASVDGQLLPIPINLDTVNKLYGYTFTSEELADYFKSVGEPVNDIRTSEDVVVSQVGRDLYEKFFRGYTRKQWGVDPSELDKMVTSRIPTRTNQDDRYFTDEFQYMPLQGYTKMFEKMVAHPNIHQMLSTDFKEVKDQISFDELIYTGPVDEYFDYCYGKLPYRSLRFDHQTLDVADYQPVAVVNYPNDHAYTRITEYKKLTGQQHPKTSLTFEYPQDEGDPYYPVPRPENAELYRQYKQLADSLQDVHFVGRLGTYRYYNMDQVVAQALTLYKKLVGAESFHDVV, encoded by the coding sequence ATGACATACGATTTTGCTATTGTGGGTGCCGGTTTTGCCGGAAGTGTCCTGGCTGAGCGTTTAGCCAGTCAATCGGGAAAAACAGTATTATTGATCGACAAACGACCCCATATAGGCGGTAACGCGTATGATTGCCCCAATGAAGAGGGTATCCTGATTCACCAGTACGGGCCGCATATCTTTCACACCAATTCGCCCGATGTGTTCGCTTACCTATCGCAGTTTACCGAATGGCGACCCTATGAACACCGGGTGCTGGCTTCGGTAGATGGTCAACTGCTTCCCATTCCAATCAATCTCGATACGGTCAACAAGCTCTACGGCTATACGTTTACGTCCGAGGAGTTGGCCGACTATTTCAAGTCGGTAGGTGAACCGGTCAATGACATCCGGACATCCGAAGATGTTGTAGTGAGTCAGGTAGGTCGTGATCTGTACGAAAAATTCTTCCGGGGTTATACCCGGAAGCAGTGGGGGGTTGACCCATCGGAACTGGACAAAATGGTGACCTCCCGAATTCCGACCCGCACTAATCAGGATGACCGCTACTTTACGGACGAATTTCAGTACATGCCGCTTCAGGGCTATACAAAGATGTTTGAAAAGATGGTAGCTCATCCCAATATCCATCAGATGCTGAGCACCGACTTTAAGGAGGTAAAAGACCAGATCTCATTCGATGAGCTGATCTATACGGGTCCAGTCGATGAATATTTTGATTATTGTTATGGCAAGCTCCCCTATCGATCCCTTCGGTTTGACCATCAAACGCTGGATGTAGCCGATTATCAGCCCGTTGCGGTAGTCAATTATCCCAACGACCATGCTTATACCCGCATTACAGAGTATAAGAAATTAACCGGCCAGCAACACCCCAAAACCAGCCTTACCTTCGAATACCCGCAGGATGAAGGCGACCCCTACTATCCGGTGCCACGTCCTGAAAACGCGGAGCTTTATCGTCAATACAAGCAACTGGCAGACTCACTACAGGATGTGCATTTCGTAGGAAGGTTAGGAACATACCGCTACTACAATATGGATCAGGTTGTGGCGCAGGCGTTAACACTCTATAAGAAACTAGTAGGGGCAGAATCGTTCCATGACGTAGTATAG